In Rhizobium sp. WSM4643, the following are encoded in one genomic region:
- a CDS encoding MlaE family lipid ABC transporter permease subunit gives MKDTSILNAENRNAASLDVDDQADGSGQRVRLQGNWRSAYIHLVLRDFEKLLQKKTGDLTVDLSDVSDIDTAGIWLLCRLKKQEEAGGRVVRFEGTNPHIDEMLEMFSEEPAKPEPEQTEKVSLIARIFAPIGKMTYEIWDNFAAAMYILGSAVRGAQMKFGRGSGVSPASIVNQIDHMGVRAVPIILLMSFLIGAIIAQQGAFQLRYFGAEVFVVDLVGILQLREIGVLLTSIMIAGRSGSAITAEIGSMKMREEIDALKVMGLNPIGVLIFPRLVALTIALPLLTVLANFASLGGAAAVAWGYSGITFANFLSRLHEAVTLSTVLSGMIKAPFMALVIGIVAAVEGLKVGGSAESLGQHVTASVVKAIFVVILMDGLFAMFYAAIDF, from the coding sequence TTGAAAGACACAAGTATCTTGAACGCCGAGAATCGCAACGCCGCCTCCCTTGATGTGGACGACCAGGCTGATGGCTCGGGACAGCGTGTGCGTCTTCAAGGAAATTGGCGCAGCGCCTACATCCATCTGGTGCTGCGCGATTTCGAAAAGCTGCTGCAGAAAAAGACCGGTGACTTGACCGTAGACCTCTCGGACGTTTCGGATATTGACACCGCCGGCATCTGGCTGCTGTGCCGGCTGAAGAAACAAGAAGAGGCGGGCGGCCGGGTGGTTCGCTTCGAAGGCACCAATCCGCATATCGACGAAATGCTGGAGATGTTTTCCGAGGAGCCGGCCAAGCCCGAGCCGGAGCAGACGGAGAAAGTCTCGCTTATTGCGCGCATCTTCGCGCCGATCGGCAAAATGACCTATGAGATCTGGGACAATTTCGCTGCCGCCATGTATATCCTCGGCTCGGCGGTGCGCGGCGCCCAGATGAAATTCGGCCGCGGCAGCGGCGTTTCACCGGCCTCAATCGTCAACCAGATCGACCATATGGGCGTTCGCGCCGTCCCGATCATCCTGCTGATGTCGTTTCTGATTGGGGCGATCATTGCCCAGCAGGGCGCCTTTCAGCTGCGCTACTTCGGCGCTGAGGTTTTTGTCGTCGATCTCGTCGGCATCCTGCAATTGCGCGAAATCGGCGTGCTTCTGACCTCGATCATGATCGCCGGCCGCTCGGGCAGCGCGATCACCGCCGAAATCGGCTCGATGAAGATGCGCGAGGAGATCGACGCGCTGAAGGTGATGGGGCTGAACCCGATCGGCGTGCTGATCTTCCCGCGGCTGGTGGCGCTGACCATTGCGCTGCCGCTTTTGACGGTGCTGGCAAATTTCGCTTCGCTGGGAGGGGCTGCCGCTGTCGCCTGGGGCTATTCCGGCATCACCTTCGCCAATTTCCTGTCGCGCCTGCACGAGGCGGTGACGCTGTCGACTGTGCTGTCGGGCATGATCAAGGCGCCGTTCATGGCGCTGGTCATCGGCATCGTCGCCGCCGTCGAGGGGCTGAAGGTGGGCGGCAGCGCGGAATCGCTCGGCCAGCATGTCACGGCCTCGGTGGTGAAGGCGATTTTCGTCGTCATCCTGATGGACGGGCTTTTTGCGATGTTCTATGCAGCGATCGACTTCTAG
- the dgcA gene encoding N-acetyl-D-Glu racemase DgcA, with translation MPRTLDIQMNSFPIAGTFTISRGAKTEAEVITCTLVEKGAQGRGECVPYRRYGETMESVFAQIEAARPLIEAGISRSDLLSAMPPGAARNAVDCALWDLQAKQTGDSVAARLGIAAPQPLTTAYTISLGTPEVMAAQAREHAGRALLKVKVGTGDDESRIRAAAPDAAIILDANEGWPEAVLERHLHIAAEAGIALVEQPVPAGRDGLLAEIRRPLLVCADESVHHTGDLASLADRYDAINIKLDKTGGLTEALSMKAEAERLGFSIMIGCMVGTSLAMAPAVLLAQNADFVDLDGPLLLARDREPGLRYAASLVFPPESTLWG, from the coding sequence ATGCCGCGCACCCTCGATATCCAGATGAATTCCTTTCCGATTGCCGGGACCTTCACTATCTCGCGCGGGGCAAAGACCGAGGCCGAAGTGATCACCTGCACGCTTGTCGAAAAGGGTGCGCAGGGGCGCGGCGAATGCGTGCCTTACCGCCGCTACGGCGAGACCATGGAGAGCGTTTTCGCCCAGATCGAGGCGGCGCGACCGCTGATCGAGGCCGGCATTTCGCGCAGCGACCTGCTATCGGCCATGCCGCCGGGCGCGGCCCGCAACGCCGTCGATTGTGCCCTCTGGGATCTCCAGGCAAAGCAAACAGGAGACAGCGTCGCCGCCCGCCTCGGCATTGCCGCTCCGCAGCCGCTCACCACCGCTTACACCATCTCGCTCGGCACGCCGGAGGTGATGGCCGCCCAGGCGCGCGAGCATGCCGGCCGCGCCCTGCTGAAGGTCAAGGTCGGCACCGGCGACGATGAAAGCCGCATCCGCGCCGCCGCGCCCGATGCCGCCATCATTCTCGACGCCAATGAGGGCTGGCCGGAGGCCGTGTTGGAGCGTCATCTCCATATCGCCGCGGAAGCAGGCATCGCCCTCGTCGAGCAACCGGTGCCGGCTGGCCGCGATGGGCTGCTCGCCGAAATCCGCCGCCCGCTCCTCGTCTGCGCCGACGAGAGCGTCCATCACACCGGCGATCTCGCAAGCCTTGCCGACCGCTACGACGCGATCAACATCAAACTCGACAAGACTGGCGGCCTGACGGAGGCGCTGTCGATGAAGGCCGAGGCCGAACGGCTCGGATTCAGCATCATGATCGGCTGCATGGTCGGTACCTCGCTTGCCATGGCGCCCGCCGTTCTGCTCGCCCAAAATGCCGATTTCGTCGATCTCGACGGCCCGCTGCTGCTGGCCCGGGACCGCGAACCCGGCCTGCGTTACGCCGCTTCCCTGGTCTTTCCACCCGAAAGCACCCTCTGGGGCTGA
- a CDS encoding MFS transporter, with amino-acid sequence MIPAQNSPTGEGAPPRFRLLSALSYCAPLLVNGIVLPFFPVWLATHSFSDHEIGIILAIPMVVRVLVAPVVAMIADRLKERADVLLWSGGMSLLTAIALFWTTTFWPVAIIYALQGATFAPYVPIVESIVISGVRRWGLDYGSMRVWGSIAFIVSTLVGGQMISRWGGGMVLDVMVFGFIMTVVMAIFCPRIGPTRRRGQPINIPAATGSGLREPHLLLLLIGVAIQQSSHAVLNAFSSIYWHQLGFSGTEVGLLWSAGVASEVTVFFLSKRLNRRFDAWTLIRFGCAISVCRWILFPMNTGFAGFFLLQCFHGFTYAFVHTGVQRRIMATVQETQESSAQGAYFFYVGMAMALMTLASGYLYAWLGVVSYYVMALIAFSGLGLVISAYYLQPQRVLSGGKTREAA; translated from the coding sequence ATGATTCCCGCTCAAAATTCCCCGACGGGTGAGGGAGCGCCGCCGCGTTTCCGGCTGCTCAGCGCGCTTTCCTATTGCGCGCCGCTGCTCGTCAACGGCATCGTCCTGCCGTTCTTTCCCGTCTGGCTCGCAACCCACAGCTTCAGCGACCACGAAATCGGCATCATCCTTGCCATACCGATGGTGGTTCGCGTGCTGGTGGCGCCTGTCGTCGCCATGATCGCCGACCGCTTGAAGGAGCGCGCCGACGTGCTGCTTTGGTCGGGCGGCATGTCGCTGCTGACGGCGATCGCGCTCTTCTGGACGACGACCTTCTGGCCCGTGGCGATCATCTATGCGCTGCAGGGCGCCACCTTCGCGCCCTATGTGCCTATCGTCGAATCGATCGTCATCTCAGGTGTGCGCCGCTGGGGGCTCGATTACGGGTCGATGCGCGTGTGGGGCTCGATCGCCTTCATCGTCTCGACGCTGGTTGGTGGCCAGATGATCAGCCGATGGGGCGGCGGGATGGTGCTTGATGTCATGGTGTTCGGCTTTATCATGACCGTTGTCATGGCGATCTTCTGTCCGCGCATCGGGCCGACGCGGCGCCGCGGCCAGCCGATCAACATTCCGGCCGCCACCGGCAGCGGCCTGCGCGAACCGCACCTGCTGCTGCTTTTGATCGGCGTCGCCATCCAGCAGTCGAGCCATGCGGTGCTCAACGCTTTTTCCTCGATCTACTGGCATCAGCTCGGCTTCTCCGGCACTGAGGTCGGGCTGCTCTGGAGCGCCGGCGTCGCTTCGGAAGTGACGGTGTTCTTCCTGTCGAAGCGTCTCAACCGTCGCTTCGACGCCTGGACGCTGATCCGCTTCGGCTGCGCCATCAGCGTCTGCCGCTGGATCCTGTTTCCGATGAATACCGGTTTTGCCGGTTTCTTCCTGCTGCAATGCTTCCACGGCTTCACCTACGCCTTCGTGCATACCGGCGTGCAGCGGCGAATCATGGCGACGGTTCAGGAAACGCAGGAATCATCGGCGCAGGGCGCCTATTTCTTCTATGTCGGCATGGCGATGGCGCTGATGACCCTGGCGTCGGGTTATCTCTACGCCTGGCTCGGCGTCGTCAGCTATTACGTCATGGCGCTGATCGCGTTCTCCGGCCTCGGCCTCGTCATCTCAGCCTATTATCTTCAGCCCCAGAGGGTGCTTTCGGGTGGAAAGACCAGGGAAGCGGCGTAA
- a CDS encoding UDP-2,3-diacylglucosamine diphosphatase, with the protein MGHERQLVKDMMEPRHFRTLFISDVHLGSKAAKADFLLDFLRHHEADTIVLVGDIVDGWRLKRSWYWPQVCNDVVQKLLRKARKGTRVVYIPGNHDEFLRAFPGMHFGGIEVVERMMLDGADGKKYLILHGDEFDIVVRNARLLAYLGDWAYDTAIRINVILAAVRRRLGMPYWSFSAWAKLQVKHAVNFIGEFERVVAEEARKNGADGVICGHIHHAIIQDMDGIRYINTGDWVESCTAVAEHEDGTFELITWRALASSVPALAAIEMHDEGELAPQAA; encoded by the coding sequence ATGGGACATGAGCGGCAGCTCGTGAAAGACATGATGGAACCCAGACATTTCCGCACGCTCTTCATTTCCGATGTCCACCTCGGCTCGAAGGCCGCGAAGGCCGACTTCCTGCTGGATTTCCTGCGCCACCACGAGGCCGATACAATCGTGCTCGTCGGCGACATCGTCGACGGTTGGCGTCTGAAGCGCAGCTGGTACTGGCCGCAGGTCTGCAACGATGTCGTCCAGAAGCTGTTGCGCAAGGCGCGCAAGGGCACGCGCGTCGTCTATATTCCCGGCAATCACGACGAATTCCTGCGCGCCTTCCCAGGCATGCATTTCGGCGGCATCGAAGTCGTCGAGCGCATGATGCTTGACGGCGCCGACGGCAAGAAATACCTGATCCTGCACGGCGACGAGTTCGACATCGTCGTCCGCAACGCCCGACTGCTGGCCTATCTCGGCGACTGGGCCTATGACACGGCAATCCGCATCAACGTCATCCTGGCGGCGGTGCGCCGCCGGCTTGGCATGCCCTACTGGTCGTTCTCGGCCTGGGCGAAGCTGCAGGTCAAGCATGCGGTCAATTTCATCGGTGAATTCGAGCGCGTCGTCGCCGAGGAGGCCCGCAAAAACGGCGCCGACGGGGTGATCTGCGGACATATCCACCATGCCATCATCCAGGACATGGACGGCATCCGCTACATCAACACCGGCGATTGGGTGGAAAGCTGCACGGCGGTCGCCGAGCACGAGGATGGCACGTTCGAACTGATCACCTGGCGGGCGCTTGCCAGTAGCGTGCCGGCGCTTGCCGCCATCGAAATGCATGATGAGGGCGAACTGGCCCCGCAGGCCGCTTGA
- a CDS encoding histidine phosphatase family protein, producing MRLFLVRHGESLGNVNEQAYRQFGDHNVPLTQWGHRQALEAGGVIASYLQALPSAGFGKLHIWYSPFLRTRQSKDALLEALPESFIGDIREDYLLREQDFGLFTEIYDRAEQKQKFPEEFEKWARLRSNSGKFYARPPDGESRADVAQRVRLFLQTAMHDAENSDHNVVIVGHGVTNRAVEMNFLHRPVEWFERSDNPGNADITLIEGTRSQGYESILLHQAAERQPGQEHELRDAYGADVTIVPKPGG from the coding sequence ATGCGTCTCTTTCTCGTTCGCCATGGCGAATCCCTCGGCAACGTCAACGAACAGGCCTACCGCCAATTCGGCGATCACAATGTGCCGCTGACGCAGTGGGGCCATCGGCAGGCTCTCGAAGCAGGCGGCGTGATCGCCTCCTATCTGCAAGCACTGCCGAGCGCAGGTTTCGGCAAGCTGCATATTTGGTATTCGCCCTTTCTGAGGACGCGGCAGAGCAAGGATGCGCTGCTCGAAGCCCTGCCGGAAAGCTTCATCGGCGATATCAGGGAAGATTATCTGCTGCGCGAGCAGGATTTCGGTCTCTTCACCGAAATCTACGACCGCGCCGAACAGAAGCAGAAGTTTCCCGAGGAGTTCGAAAAATGGGCAAGGCTGCGCAGCAACAGCGGCAAGTTCTACGCACGGCCGCCGGATGGCGAAAGCCGGGCGGATGTGGCCCAGCGGGTGCGCCTGTTTCTCCAGACCGCCATGCACGATGCCGAAAATAGCGACCACAACGTCGTGATCGTCGGTCATGGCGTCACCAACCGGGCGGTCGAAATGAATTTTCTGCACCGCCCCGTCGAGTGGTTCGAGCGTTCCGACAATCCAGGAAACGCCGATATCACCCTGATCGAGGGGACGCGCTCGCAAGGATATGAGTCGATCCTGTTGCATCAGGCCGCCGAACGGCAGCCGGGGCAGGAACACGAGTTGCGCGATGCCTATGGCGCCGACGTGACAATCGTGCCGAAGCCCGGCGGGTAG
- a CDS encoding FAD-binding oxidoreductase, with protein MDNLNLTTLQKGQTMVNDVAIDAFAAGFRGSLLTGKDVDYNEARAIWNAMIDRRPGLIARCAGAADVVRAVRFARDNNLLLSVRGGGHGIAGNAVCEGGVVIDLSAMKSVRVDPQTRRARIEPGATLADVDKETMAFGLALPTGINSTTGIAGLTLGGGFGWLTRKFGLTIDNLLSMDVVTADGELVKASETEKPDLFWALRGGGGNFGVVTSFEFKLNPLNTEVLAGLVVHPFADAEMVLKEYRQALEAAPDELTCWVVMRQAPPLPFLPTEWHGKEIVVLAMCYCGDIAAGEKATARLRTIGNPIADVVGPVPFTSWQQAFDPLLTPGARNYWKSQDFASLSDAAIDVLLNAVRKLPGPECEIFIGHVGGAAGRVPTEATAFPQRSSHFVMNVHARWREAGMDGSCTGWARELFEATKPHAVGTAYINFMPEDETDRVEMAYGTNYHRLAEIKLRYDPNNLFRMNQNVKPVAAVRAA; from the coding sequence ATGGACAATTTGAACCTGACGACCCTGCAAAAGGGTCAGACGATGGTCAATGACGTGGCCATCGATGCCTTTGCCGCCGGATTTCGCGGCAGTCTTCTGACCGGTAAGGACGTGGATTACAACGAGGCGCGGGCGATCTGGAATGCGATGATCGATCGCCGGCCGGGGCTTATCGCGCGCTGCGCCGGCGCTGCGGATGTCGTGCGCGCGGTGCGGTTTGCGCGTGACAATAATCTGCTCCTTTCGGTGCGCGGCGGCGGCCACGGCATCGCCGGCAATGCCGTCTGCGAGGGTGGCGTCGTCATCGACCTGTCGGCGATGAAATCGGTGCGGGTCGATCCGCAGACGCGGCGCGCCAGGATCGAGCCGGGCGCAACGCTTGCCGATGTCGACAAGGAAACGATGGCCTTCGGGCTGGCGCTGCCGACGGGCATCAATTCGACCACCGGCATCGCCGGATTGACGCTGGGCGGCGGCTTCGGCTGGCTGACCCGCAAATTCGGGCTGACGATCGACAATCTGCTGTCGATGGATGTGGTGACGGCCGATGGTGAGCTGGTCAAGGCGAGCGAGACGGAAAAACCAGACCTCTTCTGGGCGCTGCGCGGCGGCGGCGGCAATTTCGGCGTCGTGACCTCGTTCGAGTTCAAGCTTAACCCTCTCAACACGGAGGTTCTCGCCGGGCTGGTCGTGCATCCCTTCGCCGATGCGGAAATGGTACTCAAGGAGTATCGGCAGGCGCTGGAAGCGGCACCTGACGAACTGACCTGCTGGGTGGTGATGCGCCAGGCGCCGCCGCTGCCATTCCTTCCCACCGAATGGCACGGCAAGGAGATCGTCGTGCTGGCGATGTGTTATTGCGGGGATATCGCGGCGGGAGAAAAGGCAACAGCCAGATTGCGCACGATCGGAAATCCTATCGCCGACGTCGTCGGCCCGGTGCCGTTCACCAGCTGGCAGCAGGCATTCGACCCGCTGTTGACACCGGGCGCGCGCAATTACTGGAAGAGCCAGGATTTTGCCTCTCTCTCTGATGCTGCGATCGATGTCCTGCTCAATGCCGTGCGAAAGCTGCCCGGCCCGGAATGCGAGATCTTCATCGGCCATGTCGGCGGTGCGGCCGGGCGTGTTCCGACCGAAGCCACCGCGTTTCCGCAGCGCAGCTCGCATTTCGTCATGAATGTGCATGCGCGCTGGCGGGAAGCCGGCATGGATGGAAGCTGCACCGGCTGGGCGCGCGAGCTTTTCGAGGCAACCAAGCCGCATGCAGTGGGAACCGCCTATATCAACTTCATGCCGGAAGACGAAACCGATCGGGTCGAAATGGCATACGGGACCAACTACCACCGCCTTGCCGAAATCAAGCTGCGCTACGATCCGAACAACCTGTTCCGCATGAACCAGAACGTCAAACCCGTGGCGGCCGTGCGCGCCGCCTGA
- a CDS encoding NADP-dependent malic enzyme, giving the protein MDHLEKSKTEKNLTSGDLDEQALFFHRYPRPGKLEIQATKPLGNQRDLALAYSPGVAAPCLAIRDNPEMAAEYTSRANLVAVISNGTAVLGLGNIGPLASKPVMEGKAVLFKKFAGIDVFDIEIDAAAVDQMVSTIASLEPTFGGINLEDIKAPECFEVERRLREKMKIPVFHDDQHGTAIIVAAAILNGLELAGKAIEDVKIVASGAGAAALACLNLLVILGAKRENIWVHDLEGLVYEGRVELMDEWKSIYAQKSDTRTLAENIGGADVFLGLSAAGVLKPELLAQMADKPLIMALANPTPEIMPDLARAARPDAMICTGRSDFANQVNNVLCFPYIFRGALDCGAETINEEMKMAAVRAIAALAREEPSDVAARAYSGETPVFGPDYLIPSPFDPRLILRIAPAVAKAAEQSGVARRPIQDFDAYLDQLNRFVFRSGFVMKPIFTAAKAAERKRVIFSEGEDERVLRAAQVLLEEGLAEPILIGRPQVIETRLKRYGLRIRPLSDFEVINPEDDPRFREYVDLYFSLVGRRGVIPEAARTIVRTNTTVIGALALRRGEADALICGLEGRYEKHLRDVRQIIGKRKNVRDFSALSLMISQRGATFFTDTYVTFNPTAEEVAEATVLAAEEIRRFGLTPRAALVSHSNFGSRESESATKMRNALQLVREAAPDLEVDGEMHGESAITEALRKRVMPDTTLHDEANLLVFPNLDAANITLGVVKSMTDGLHVGPILLGTALPAHILAPSVTSRGVVNMAALAVVEASQPA; this is encoded by the coding sequence ATGGATCACCTGGAAAAATCGAAGACGGAAAAGAACCTGACGAGCGGCGATCTCGACGAGCAGGCGCTTTTTTTCCACCGCTATCCCCGCCCCGGCAAGCTGGAGATCCAGGCGACCAAGCCGCTCGGCAATCAGCGCGACCTGGCGCTCGCCTATTCTCCGGGCGTTGCCGCCCCTTGCCTTGCCATCCGCGACAATCCCGAAATGGCGGCCGAATATACCTCGCGCGCCAATCTCGTCGCCGTCATCTCCAACGGCACCGCCGTGCTTGGTCTCGGCAATATCGGCCCGCTTGCCTCCAAGCCGGTCATGGAGGGCAAGGCCGTGCTCTTCAAGAAATTCGCCGGCATCGACGTCTTCGACATCGAGATCGACGCGGCAGCCGTCGACCAGATGGTCTCGACCATCGCCTCGCTGGAGCCGACTTTCGGCGGCATCAACCTTGAAGACATCAAGGCGCCGGAATGTTTCGAGGTCGAGCGGCGCCTGCGCGAAAAGATGAAGATCCCGGTATTCCATGACGATCAGCACGGCACGGCGATCATCGTCGCCGCCGCGATCCTGAACGGGCTGGAACTCGCCGGCAAGGCCATCGAGGACGTCAAGATCGTCGCCTCCGGCGCGGGTGCCGCCGCGCTTGCCTGCCTCAACCTGCTGGTCATTCTCGGGGCGAAGCGCGAAAACATCTGGGTCCACGATCTCGAAGGCCTGGTCTATGAGGGCCGGGTCGAGCTGATGGACGAATGGAAATCCATCTACGCCCAGAAGAGCGATACGCGCACGCTCGCCGAAAACATCGGCGGCGCCGACGTCTTTTTGGGCCTTTCGGCCGCCGGCGTGCTGAAACCCGAGCTGCTGGCGCAGATGGCCGACAAGCCTCTGATCATGGCGCTCGCCAATCCGACGCCGGAGATCATGCCCGATCTCGCCCGTGCCGCCCGTCCCGACGCAATGATCTGCACCGGCCGCTCGGATTTCGCCAACCAGGTCAACAACGTCCTCTGCTTTCCCTATATCTTCCGCGGCGCGCTCGATTGCGGCGCCGAAACGATCAACGAGGAAATGAAGATGGCGGCCGTGCGCGCCATCGCAGCCCTTGCCCGCGAAGAGCCGTCCGATGTTGCCGCCCGCGCCTATTCCGGCGAGACACCGGTCTTCGGCCCCGATTACCTCATCCCATCGCCCTTCGATCCGCGCCTGATCCTGCGCATCGCGCCTGCCGTTGCCAAGGCCGCCGAACAGAGCGGCGTCGCACGCCGCCCGATCCAGGATTTCGACGCCTATCTCGACCAGTTGAACCGCTTCGTCTTCCGCTCCGGCTTCGTCATGAAGCCGATCTTCACCGCGGCCAAGGCCGCCGAGCGCAAACGCGTCATCTTCTCCGAAGGTGAGGACGAGCGCGTGCTGCGCGCCGCCCAGGTGCTGCTCGAGGAAGGCCTTGCCGAACCGATCCTGATCGGCCGCCCGCAGGTCATCGAGACGCGGCTGAAGCGCTACGGCCTGCGCATCCGGCCGCTGTCGGATTTCGAGGTCATCAATCCGGAAGACGATCCACGCTTCCGCGAATATGTCGATCTCTATTTCTCCCTCGTCGGCCGCCGCGGCGTCATTCCGGAAGCCGCCCGCACGATCGTGCGCACCAACACCACCGTCATCGGCGCGCTGGCGCTGAGGCGCGGCGAGGCCGATGCGCTGATCTGCGGCCTCGAAGGCCGCTACGAGAAGCACCTGCGCGATGTTCGCCAGATCATCGGCAAGCGCAAGAATGTCCGCGATTTCTCAGCCCTCAGCCTGATGATTTCGCAGCGCGGCGCCACCTTCTTCACCGACACCTATGTCACCTTCAATCCGACCGCCGAGGAGGTCGCCGAGGCGACGGTGCTGGCAGCCGAGGAAATCCGCCGTTTCGGCCTCACGCCGCGCGCCGCGCTAGTCTCGCATTCCAACTTCGGCTCGCGTGAGTCCGAAAGCGCCACGAAGATGCGCAACGCCCTGCAGCTCGTGCGCGAAGCCGCGCCCGACCTCGAGGTCGACGGCGAGATGCACGGCGAAAGCGCCATCACCGAAGCGCTGCGCAAGCGCGTCATGCCGGACACGACCCTGCACGACGAGGCGAACCTCCTGGTCTTCCCGAACCTCGACGCCGCCAACATCACCCTCGGTGTGGTCAAGTCGATGACGGACGGCCTGCATGTCGGCCCGATCCTGCTCGGCACCGCCCTGCCCGCCCACATTCTCGCCCCCTCGGTCACCTCCCGCGGCGTCGTTAACATGGCGGCACTCGCCGTCGTCGAGGCATCGCAACCGGCCTGA
- a CDS encoding ribonuclease H family protein: MTGISNEHRFSETIAGIRGAQDGLHVFADGCHEPGSGQGGWAFIAYRDSAEIASGFGGAEDSANNSMEVMAVLKAVVWINSEASGEPATIWSDSIYAIKGCNNWRHIWKNNGWKKSSPNGNARRRTIANAELWKAVDLELCQNGLVTIAWCKGHSGIAGNERADALADKGRLSIPSA; the protein is encoded by the coding sequence ATGACAGGCATTTCTAACGAGCATCGTTTCTCTGAAACGATAGCCGGAATCCGAGGCGCGCAAGACGGCCTTCACGTTTTCGCGGACGGTTGTCATGAACCGGGTTCCGGGCAAGGGGGCTGGGCCTTTATCGCCTATCGCGATTCCGCGGAAATTGCGTCCGGCTTCGGTGGCGCGGAAGATTCCGCCAATAATTCGATGGAAGTGATGGCCGTCCTCAAGGCTGTGGTTTGGATCAACAGCGAGGCAAGCGGCGAGCCCGCGACCATCTGGTCGGATTCCATCTACGCCATCAAAGGCTGCAACAACTGGCGACATATCTGGAAGAACAACGGCTGGAAGAAAAGCAGCCCGAATGGGAATGCGCGAAGGCGAACGATCGCCAATGCGGAACTCTGGAAGGCGGTCGATCTTGAACTTTGCCAGAATGGTCTGGTGACCATCGCCTGGTGCAAAGGCCATTCCGGCATTGCCGGCAACGAGCGCGCGGATGCGCTCGCAGATAAGGGGCGCCTGTCGATACCGAGTGCCTGA
- a CDS encoding acyl-CoA thioester hydrolase/BAAT C-terminal domain-containing protein produces the protein MGELVAGPDTATTGVVVLGGSSGRVDVDRAKLFAEAGAKALALQWFGGYGQSPGICEIPLETFSEATEYLISTGCQRIVFVGTSKGAEAALLAAVLDSRVSAVVAVSPPSVVWGNIGPGTDGIAWPERSSWCLNGVPLNFVPADPAWEPEYRDGLVSYRGLFEHCLIRFEKAARRAQIPIERASAEVVLVAGGDDALWPSDRFAQQLVRRGKENGKSVSLVYDADAGHRILFPGERTPRSELHAHGGGDDPDARLGHAAWQKILPLLQA, from the coding sequence ATGGGGGAACTGGTTGCAGGACCAGATACGGCGACGACTGGGGTGGTCGTTTTGGGTGGTTCCAGTGGCAGAGTTGACGTTGATCGCGCGAAACTGTTCGCCGAAGCAGGAGCGAAGGCTTTGGCGCTGCAATGGTTTGGAGGATATGGGCAGTCACCGGGTATTTGCGAAATTCCCCTGGAGACGTTTTCAGAAGCGACAGAATATCTGATTTCGACCGGATGCCAGCGCATCGTGTTCGTTGGCACTTCGAAAGGCGCGGAAGCTGCGTTGCTCGCCGCGGTCCTCGATTCCCGCGTGAGTGCTGTTGTCGCTGTCAGTCCGCCTTCGGTCGTCTGGGGAAATATTGGTCCGGGAACGGATGGAATTGCCTGGCCCGAAAGGTCGTCCTGGTGCTTGAACGGCGTCCCGCTAAACTTCGTTCCCGCCGACCCGGCGTGGGAGCCGGAATATAGAGACGGCCTAGTTTCTTATCGAGGACTGTTCGAACATTGCCTGATCCGTTTCGAAAAGGCGGCACGCCGGGCTCAAATTCCGATCGAAAGAGCGTCGGCAGAAGTCGTTCTCGTTGCCGGCGGAGATGATGCGCTTTGGCCGTCCGATCGTTTCGCGCAGCAACTTGTCAGGCGTGGAAAAGAGAATGGCAAGTCAGTGTCGCTTGTCTACGACGCAGACGCAGGACACCGGATTTTGTTTCCCGGAGAGAGGACGCCGCGATCAGAGTTGCATGCTCATGGAGGCGGTGACGACCCGGATGCGAGGCTTGGGCATGCGGCGTGGCAAAAAATACTGCCGTTGCTTCAGGCATAG